From Granulicella sp. WH15, the proteins below share one genomic window:
- the rpsP gene encoding 30S ribosomal protein S16: MIRLARVGARKQPHYRIVVIEKDRARNGRSVEVVGTYNPRTNPATVNLKHDRIDYWTGNGAQLSDRVSKLLAATPAVAVEAVPAA, translated from the coding sequence ATGATTCGTTTGGCGCGCGTTGGAGCGCGTAAGCAGCCCCACTACCGCATTGTTGTGATCGAGAAGGACCGCGCCCGCAACGGCCGCTCCGTAGAAGTCGTGGGCACCTACAATCCCCGGACGAACCCCGCGACGGTCAACCTGAAGCACGATCGCATCGACTACTGGACCGGAAACGGCGCGCAGCTCTCGGATCGCGTGTCCAAGCTGCTGGCTGCGACGCCCGCGGTAGCCGTTGAAGCTGTCCCCGCAGCCTAG
- a CDS encoding KH domain-containing protein — protein MNEFPPSGTRDDVARSMVELIRNLARALVDNPEQVEVEAILDSDSTLLRLRVAQADLGKVIGKQGRTARSIRTILGAASMKAQHRFALDIQQHGLAREPLSSDLTESPEA, from the coding sequence ATGAACGAATTTCCTCCAAGCGGCACGAGGGATGATGTTGCGCGCTCGATGGTAGAGCTGATCCGCAATCTGGCGCGCGCTCTCGTAGACAATCCCGAACAAGTTGAGGTCGAGGCTATTCTCGACAGCGACTCCACCTTGCTGCGTTTACGCGTGGCGCAAGCCGATCTCGGAAAAGTTATCGGAAAGCAGGGCCGAACCGCCCGCTCCATCCGAACGATTCTTGGAGCCGCCAGTATGAAGGCGCAGCATCGATTTGCGCTGGACATACAGCAGCACGGCCTGGCGAGAGAACCTCTCTCCTCAGACCTGACCGAATCACCCGAGGCCTGA
- the rimM gene encoding ribosome maturation factor RimM (Essential for efficient processing of 16S rRNA) — protein sequence MTENPPQWIVLAQLLRPQGRKGELLAELLTDFPERFDDQPRVFLAPANFAGSEDAARRATITSFWLPVGRNVGRIVLEFAGIDSITKAEALNGLEVIVPAEERLELDEESEYIADLIGCAVYDGDRRIGTVEGVDFPTTPDGARRLEEAAPLLTVLGEDGLEVLIPYVKAYLREVSVEAKRIDMTLPVGLVELNR from the coding sequence ATGACTGAAAACCCGCCGCAATGGATCGTACTGGCGCAGCTGCTACGGCCCCAGGGGCGCAAGGGAGAGCTGTTGGCCGAACTCCTGACCGACTTCCCCGAGCGTTTTGACGATCAGCCGCGCGTCTTCCTCGCTCCGGCAAACTTTGCCGGTAGTGAGGATGCCGCGCGGCGAGCGACCATAACCAGCTTCTGGCTGCCCGTGGGCCGGAACGTCGGGCGGATCGTGCTGGAGTTCGCAGGCATCGACTCGATCACGAAGGCCGAGGCACTGAACGGGCTGGAGGTCATCGTGCCCGCCGAGGAGCGGCTGGAGTTGGATGAGGAGTCCGAGTACATCGCCGACCTGATCGGCTGCGCGGTCTATGACGGCGACCGTCGCATCGGCACGGTAGAGGGAGTCGACTTCCCCACCACGCCCGACGGCGCGCGCAGGCTCGAAGAGGCTGCTCCGCTGCTGACGGTGCTCGGCGAAGACGGACTCGAAGTGCTGATCCCCTACGTCAAGGCGTATCTCCGAGAGGTATCGGTCGAGGCCAAGCGGATCGACATGACGCTGCCGGTGGGCTTAGTAGAGCTGAACCGCTAA
- the trmD gene encoding tRNA (guanosine(37)-N1)-methyltransferase TrmD, which produces MQFDIITIFPEFFSGPLDHGVLRRAIKSGICSVATHDLRSFTHDRHRTVDDRPFGGGEGMVLKPEPIYDAVFSLGITPKATRNTTKETVVLLSAQGRPFTQAMAHELATTERVVFLCGRYEGVDERINDLLCDREISIGDYVLSGGELAAAVIIDSVVRLLPGVLGNPDSARFESFGADDTGNAHEPGAVPPSTHGSGGLLDYPHYTRPAEFHGVPIPEVLMGGNHDQIRRWRRQMALAKTLRNRPELLKGVALSAEDRRYLQTLSPEADLQG; this is translated from the coding sequence ATGCAATTCGACATCATCACGATCTTTCCGGAGTTCTTCTCCGGCCCACTCGACCACGGCGTGCTCCGCCGGGCGATCAAGAGCGGCATCTGTTCCGTGGCCACGCACGACCTGCGCAGCTTCACCCACGACCGCCATCGCACCGTGGACGACCGCCCCTTCGGCGGCGGCGAGGGTATGGTCCTGAAGCCCGAGCCGATCTACGACGCCGTCTTCTCCCTCGGCATCACCCCCAAGGCCACCCGCAACACCACCAAAGAGACCGTAGTTCTGCTCTCCGCGCAGGGCCGCCCCTTCACTCAAGCGATGGCCCACGAGCTGGCCACGACCGAGCGCGTCGTCTTCCTCTGCGGCCGTTACGAGGGCGTCGACGAGCGCATCAACGACCTGCTCTGCGACCGCGAGATCTCCATCGGCGACTACGTCCTCTCGGGCGGCGAGCTGGCCGCAGCCGTCATCATCGACTCGGTAGTTCGCCTGCTGCCGGGCGTGCTCGGCAACCCCGATTCGGCCCGCTTCGAGAGCTTCGGGGCCGACGACACCGGCAACGCGCACGAGCCCGGCGCGGTCCCGCCCTCGACCCACGGCTCCGGCGGCCTGCTCGACTACCCCCACTACACCCGCCCGGCGGAGTTCCACGGCGTCCCCATCCCCGAGGTGCTGATGGGCGGCAACCACGACCAGATCCGCCGCTGGCGCCGCCAGATGGCCCTGGCCAAGACGCTGCGCAACCGCCCCGAGCTGCTGAAGGGCGTGGCGCTCTCGGCCGAGGATCGCCGCTATCTGCAAACGCTCTCCCCCGAAGCCGACCTGCAAGGATAA
- the rplS gene encoding 50S ribosomal protein L19, protein MSIHPIMQKLAAKLERTDIPPFAPGDTVRVQVKIKEGEKERLQAFEGMVIALRRGPQGTFTVRKMSFGQGVERIFPFNSKVVDKVEKVRSYQVRRSKLFYLRGLRGKAARLREVERKIVK, encoded by the coding sequence ATGTCCATTCATCCCATCATGCAGAAGCTGGCCGCGAAACTCGAGCGGACCGATATTCCCCCGTTTGCGCCTGGCGACACCGTCCGCGTGCAGGTCAAGATCAAGGAAGGCGAGAAGGAGCGTCTGCAGGCGTTCGAGGGCATGGTTATTGCCCTGCGCCGCGGCCCCCAGGGCACCTTCACCGTTCGCAAGATGAGCTTCGGCCAGGGCGTCGAGCGCATCTTCCCCTTCAACTCGAAGGTCGTTGACAAGGTCGAGAAGGTTCGCTCCTACCAGGTTCGCCGCTCGAAGCTCTTCTACCTCCGTGGTCTGCGCGGCAAGGCCGCCCGTCTGCGCGAGGTCGAGCGCAAGATCGTCAAGTAA
- a CDS encoding iron-containing alcohol dehydrogenase has translation MRTITFLQPDRLTFGSGCIVDCLSYLAALPTRNIHIVTSPSFHAKAEALATQLEGCTVTIDSTIGSEPTVAMFHAAVARARAAKTECVLGIGGGSALDTAKLVAAFVNNEQTVEETFGIGLLGSRRCHLVCVPTTSGTGSEVSPNAILLDEAAQLKKGVISPYLVPDATFIDPALTVSMPAAVTASTGLDALTHCIEAYTNNFAHPLVDLYALEGIRLTSRYIVRAVNQPDDLEAREGMSRASLYGGLCLGPVNTAAVHALAYPLGGEFHLAHGLSNAILLPPVFAFNSLATPTRHAEVALALGVEAGQTDRETAAAGVEKLRQLARECGVVADLAKHGLDRSAIPRMAMAAMTVTRLLRNNPRELTQADAEELYGQCFES, from the coding sequence ATGCGAACTATTACGTTTTTGCAGCCGGATCGGCTGACCTTCGGATCGGGCTGCATCGTGGACTGCCTGAGCTACCTGGCCGCGCTGCCCACGCGCAACATTCACATCGTCACGTCGCCCTCGTTTCATGCGAAGGCTGAGGCTCTGGCCACGCAGCTTGAAGGCTGCACCGTGACCATCGACTCCACCATCGGAAGCGAGCCGACCGTGGCCATGTTTCATGCGGCGGTGGCCCGTGCGCGTGCGGCGAAGACGGAGTGCGTGCTGGGCATCGGCGGGGGCAGCGCGCTCGATACCGCCAAGCTGGTCGCGGCGTTCGTGAACAACGAGCAGACGGTGGAGGAGACCTTCGGGATCGGCCTGCTGGGCTCGCGGCGCTGCCATCTGGTCTGCGTGCCGACGACCTCGGGGACCGGCAGCGAGGTCTCACCGAACGCGATCCTGCTCGACGAGGCGGCGCAGTTGAAGAAGGGCGTCATCAGCCCGTACCTGGTGCCGGACGCGACCTTCATCGACCCGGCCCTGACCGTCAGTATGCCCGCTGCCGTGACTGCCTCGACCGGGCTGGATGCACTGACGCACTGCATTGAGGCCTACACTAACAACTTCGCGCACCCGCTGGTGGACCTCTATGCGCTCGAGGGAATACGGCTGACCAGCCGCTACATTGTGCGCGCAGTGAACCAGCCGGACGACCTCGAGGCCCGGGAGGGGATGTCGCGCGCGAGCCTCTACGGCGGGCTGTGCCTGGGGCCGGTCAACACGGCGGCGGTCCACGCGCTGGCGTACCCGCTGGGCGGCGAGTTTCACCTGGCGCACGGGCTTTCGAACGCGATCCTGCTGCCGCCGGTCTTCGCGTTCAACTCGCTCGCGACGCCAACTCGCCATGCGGAGGTCGCTCTGGCATTAGGGGTTGAGGCGGGCCAGACCGATAGGGAGACGGCTGCGGCGGGCGTCGAAAAGCTGCGGCAGTTGGCTCGGGAGTGCGGCGTCGTGGCCGATCTGGCCAAGCACGGGCTGGACCGCAGCGCGATTCCACGGATGGCCATGGCGGCCATGACGGTGACGCGGCTGCTCAGGAACAACCCGCGTGAACTGACGCAGGCGGACGCCGAAGAGCTTTACGGGCAGTGTTTCGAGTCGTAG
- a CDS encoding GH92 family glycosyl hydrolase, translated as MNRRKFLGAGSAAMAAASLMSVKSVAFAAEGTGEDLLRWVDPRIGTGGHGHCYPGASVPFGAVQLSPDTFDEGWDWCSGYHVSDESLMGFSHTHLSGTGCNDLLDFLVMAGTGEAKLVPGTREHPEEGYRSRFSHAEEVASPGYYSVLLKDYGVKAELSATERAGIHRYTFPKSEKAYLILDLHHATAEKGKSLVESAELEQVAPDTLAGGHVTNAWAKGRKAFFTMQFSKTPKKIVYFKDDAEVSLTSGKLAGANLKCVLYFETRAGEQILVKTGISGVSAEGAGKNLRAEIPAWEFAQVRHEAEEKWRRQIGKVNATFADEGRKKVFYTALYHLSLGPTLFDDVDGRYRGMDGAVHTLPDSGRNYTSFSLWDTYRAAHPVYTLIDRERVPGFMNTLIRMAEQSPAGMPVWPLYGRETGTMTGYHSAAVIAEACAKGFTGIDYNAAYTQMMKRAMVEDYRGLGYYRTLGFIPADKEEESVSKTFEYCYDDWSIAHVAKHLGKTDDVKLLVERSKNYKHYYDKSTGFMRPKMADGSWASPFSPIALGHSKKWRDYTESNAWQSTFAIQHDVAGLIDTLGGKDAFTVKLDSLFTVPSTLPDDAPPDIAGMVGQYAHGNEPSHHIAYLYVHAGSPAKTQARVRSLMETMYAPLPDGMQGNEDVGQMSAWFLMSALGFYPVDAASGTYIVGSPLVDRASVDLGNGKALRIVVKRTDPAHQYVRSISIDGKKQERMWFQHAEIAQGATVTFEMAATPGEAAGMTLPPGLEQLG; from the coding sequence ATGAATCGTAGGAAGTTTCTCGGCGCCGGTTCGGCGGCGATGGCGGCTGCTTCGTTGATGTCAGTCAAGAGTGTTGCGTTTGCGGCAGAGGGCACGGGTGAGGACCTGCTGCGCTGGGTAGATCCGCGGATCGGAACAGGTGGGCATGGGCACTGTTATCCGGGGGCGTCGGTGCCGTTTGGCGCGGTGCAGCTTAGCCCGGATACCTTCGATGAAGGCTGGGACTGGTGCTCGGGCTACCACGTGTCGGATGAGTCTCTCATGGGCTTCAGCCACACGCACCTGAGCGGCACGGGCTGCAACGACCTGCTCGACTTTCTGGTGATGGCCGGGACCGGCGAGGCCAAGCTGGTGCCGGGTACGCGGGAGCATCCCGAGGAGGGGTATCGTTCGCGGTTTAGCCACGCCGAGGAGGTGGCGTCGCCGGGGTACTACTCGGTGCTGCTGAAGGACTACGGGGTGAAGGCGGAGCTGTCGGCCACGGAGCGGGCGGGGATTCATCGCTACACGTTTCCGAAGAGCGAGAAGGCTTACCTGATCCTCGATCTGCACCACGCCACGGCCGAGAAGGGGAAGTCGCTGGTGGAGTCGGCGGAGCTGGAGCAGGTGGCTCCCGATACGCTGGCGGGCGGGCATGTGACCAACGCCTGGGCGAAGGGGCGCAAGGCGTTCTTTACGATGCAGTTTTCGAAGACACCGAAGAAGATCGTCTACTTCAAGGACGATGCCGAGGTCTCGCTTACAAGCGGCAAGCTGGCGGGCGCGAACCTGAAGTGCGTGCTCTACTTCGAGACGCGCGCAGGCGAGCAGATCCTGGTGAAGACGGGCATCTCGGGCGTGAGCGCCGAGGGTGCGGGCAAGAACCTGCGGGCGGAGATTCCGGCGTGGGAGTTCGCGCAGGTGCGGCACGAGGCCGAGGAGAAGTGGCGGCGGCAGATCGGCAAGGTCAATGCGACGTTTGCCGATGAGGGCCGCAAGAAGGTCTTCTACACGGCGCTGTACCACCTTTCGCTGGGGCCGACGCTCTTCGACGACGTGGACGGGCGCTACCGCGGCATGGACGGCGCGGTGCACACGCTGCCCGACAGTGGCCGCAACTACACCTCCTTCTCGCTGTGGGATACGTATCGCGCGGCGCATCCGGTGTACACGCTGATCGACCGCGAGCGCGTGCCGGGGTTCATGAACACGCTCATCCGCATGGCGGAGCAGAGCCCGGCGGGGATGCCGGTGTGGCCGCTGTACGGCCGCGAGACGGGCACCATGACCGGGTATCACTCGGCGGCGGTGATCGCCGAGGCGTGCGCCAAGGGCTTTACCGGGATCGACTACAACGCCGCCTATACGCAGATGATGAAGCGGGCGATGGTCGAGGACTACCGCGGGCTGGGGTACTATCGCACGCTCGGGTTCATCCCCGCCGACAAGGAAGAGGAGTCGGTCTCGAAGACCTTCGAGTACTGCTACGATGACTGGTCGATCGCGCATGTGGCCAAGCACCTGGGCAAGACGGATGATGTGAAGCTGCTGGTGGAGCGGTCGAAAAACTACAAGCACTACTACGACAAGAGCACCGGCTTCATGCGTCCGAAGATGGCCGATGGAAGCTGGGCGTCGCCGTTCAGCCCGATTGCGCTGGGGCACTCGAAGAAGTGGCGCGACTACACCGAGTCGAACGCGTGGCAGAGCACGTTTGCGATTCAGCATGATGTGGCTGGGTTGATCGATACGCTTGGCGGAAAAGATGCCTTCACCGTCAAACTAGACTCGCTGTTCACCGTGCCCTCGACGCTGCCGGACGATGCGCCGCCCGATATCGCCGGAATGGTGGGGCAGTACGCGCACGGCAACGAGCCCTCGCATCACATCGCGTACCTGTACGTCCATGCCGGATCTCCGGCGAAGACGCAGGCGCGCGTGCGCTCGCTGATGGAGACGATGTATGCGCCGCTGCCCGACGGAATGCAGGGCAACGAGGATGTGGGGCAGATGTCGGCGTGGTTCCTGATGAGCGCGCTGGGGTTCTATCCCGTGGACGCGGCGAGTGGAACGTACATCGTGGGGTCGCCGCTGGTGGATCGGGCTTCGGTCGATCTGGGCAACGGCAAGGCGCTGCGGATCGTCGTGAAGCGCACGGACCCGGCGCACCAGTATGTGCGGTCGATCTCGATTGACGGCAAAAAGCAGGAGAGGATGTGGTTCCAGCACGCGGAAATCGCTCAGGGAGCGACGGTGACCTTTGAGATGGCGGCTACTCCGGGCGAGGCTGCGGGGATGACTCTGCCGCCGGGGCTGGAGCAGCTCGGCTGA
- a CDS encoding cellulose synthase family protein, translating to MALAVTLLTAPKGLGHYIRTHYGDRTFENLYHLNGFDLCLIIPYFVVMVILAFYGVHRYQLVWLYYRNKKNASKWTEPTARFPEDDLPFVTIQLPIFNEQFVINRLVDVCCRLDYPRDRFEIQVLDDSTDETTTVAREVVERYAAGFAGMPPQPIVYLHRSNRHGYKAGALDAGLRTAKGEFVAIFDADFAPPRDWVRKVIHHFADPSIGMVQTRWTHLNRNYSFLTQVEAILLDGHFVLEHGGRSRAGVFFNFNGTAGMWRTKVIDEAGGWQHDTLTEDTDLSYRAQLIGWKFHYLQDVECPAELPIEMTAFKTQQARWAKGLIQTGLKILPRVLRSDAPWHTKLEAWYHLTANISYPLMIVLSVLLMPAMIIRSYQGWLQMLLIDLPLFMASTMSVSSFYMVSQRELFPGRWYRTIFYLPFLMALGVGLTITNTKAVMEALFGIKSAFARTPKYSVKKKGEVSQAKKYRKRLGIIPWIELAIGGYFALTIWYAIASENYFTVPFLVLFVFGYWYTGLLSLLQGRFERFSPNGSASHEKPYPVGV from the coding sequence CTGGCCCTCGCCGTCACCCTTCTGACGGCACCGAAGGGGCTCGGCCATTACATCCGCACCCACTACGGCGACCGCACCTTCGAGAACCTGTACCACCTCAACGGCTTCGACCTCTGCCTCATCATCCCCTACTTCGTGGTCATGGTGATCCTGGCCTTCTACGGTGTCCACCGTTACCAGTTGGTCTGGCTGTACTACCGCAACAAGAAGAACGCCTCCAAGTGGACCGAGCCCACCGCGCGCTTCCCTGAAGACGACCTGCCCTTCGTCACCATCCAGCTCCCCATCTTCAACGAGCAGTTCGTCATCAACCGGCTGGTCGACGTCTGCTGCCGCCTCGACTACCCCCGCGACCGCTTCGAGATTCAAGTCCTCGACGACTCCACCGACGAGACCACCACCGTCGCCCGCGAGGTCGTCGAACGCTACGCCGCAGGCTTCGCCGGGATGCCGCCGCAACCCATCGTCTACCTGCACCGGAGCAACCGCCACGGCTACAAGGCGGGCGCGCTCGACGCCGGACTGCGCACCGCCAAGGGCGAGTTCGTCGCCATCTTCGACGCCGACTTCGCACCACCGCGCGACTGGGTCCGCAAGGTCATCCACCACTTCGCCGATCCCTCCATCGGCATGGTCCAGACGCGCTGGACGCACCTGAACCGCAACTACTCCTTCCTCACCCAGGTTGAGGCGATCCTGTTAGACGGTCACTTCGTGCTGGAGCACGGCGGCCGCTCGCGAGCGGGCGTCTTCTTCAACTTCAACGGCACCGCGGGCATGTGGCGCACCAAGGTCATCGACGAGGCGGGCGGCTGGCAGCACGACACCCTGACCGAAGACACCGACCTGAGCTACCGCGCGCAGCTCATCGGCTGGAAGTTCCACTACCTGCAAGACGTCGAGTGCCCCGCCGAGTTGCCCATCGAGATGACCGCCTTCAAGACCCAGCAGGCGCGCTGGGCCAAGGGCCTCATCCAGACCGGCCTCAAGATTCTTCCGCGCGTGCTGCGCTCGGACGCCCCCTGGCACACCAAGCTCGAGGCGTGGTATCACCTGACCGCCAACATCAGCTACCCGCTGATGATCGTGCTCAGCGTGCTGCTGATGCCCGCCATGATCATCCGCAGCTATCAGGGCTGGCTCCAGATGCTGCTGATCGACCTGCCGCTCTTCATGGCCAGCACCATGTCCGTGTCGTCGTTCTACATGGTCAGCCAGAGGGAGCTATTCCCCGGCCGTTGGTATCGCACCATCTTCTACCTGCCGTTCCTGATGGCGCTGGGCGTCGGACTGACCATCACCAACACCAAGGCCGTCATGGAGGCTCTCTTCGGCATCAAGAGCGCCTTCGCCCGCACGCCGAAGTACTCGGTCAAGAAGAAGGGCGAGGTCTCTCAGGCCAAGAAGTACCGCAAGCGGCTCGGCATCATCCCGTGGATCGAGCTGGCCATCGGCGGTTACTTTGCCCTGACGATCTGGTACGCGATTGCGAGCGAGAATTACTTCACGGTGCCGTTCCTGGTGCTGTTCGTCTTCGGCTACTGGTACACGGGCCTGCTCAGTCTGTTGCAGGGCCGCTTCGAGCGATTCAGCCCCAATGGCAGCGCATCCCACGAGAAGCCCTACCCTGTAGGCGTCTAA